Proteins encoded together in one Streptomyces sp. TLI_171 window:
- the recF gene encoding DNA replication/repair protein RecF (All proteins in this family for which functions are known are DNA-binding proteins that assist the filamentation of RecA onto DNA for the initiation of recombination or recombinational repair.), which produces MHVAHLSLADFRSYARVEVPLDPGVTAFVGPNGQGKTNLVEAIGYVATLGSHRVATDAPLVRLGAERAVIRASVVAQGGRTTLVELELTPGKANRARLNRSDNIRPRDVLGVLRTVLFAPEDLSLVKGDPGERRRFLDELLTYRAPRLAGVRSDYERVLKQRNALLKTAAMARRAGGGKSADLTTLEVWDGHLARTGAELTAFRIQLVAALQPLVAEAYRQLAPGAGDTVLEYRSSFEGELPTSREQAEQQLLEALQATRKQEIERGLTLVGPHRDELLLRLGPLPAKGYASHGESWSYALALRLASYELLRAEGGEPVLILDDVFAELDARRRDRLAELVAGGEQVLVTAAVAEDVPKALSGARYGVADGTVSRLTP; this is translated from the coding sequence ATGCACGTCGCGCACCTGTCGCTCGCCGACTTCCGCTCCTACGCCCGGGTCGAGGTTCCGCTCGACCCGGGCGTCACCGCGTTCGTCGGACCCAACGGGCAGGGCAAGACCAACCTGGTCGAGGCGATCGGCTACGTCGCCACCCTGGGCAGCCACCGGGTGGCCACCGACGCGCCGCTGGTCCGGCTCGGCGCCGAGCGGGCGGTGATCCGGGCCAGCGTGGTCGCCCAGGGCGGCCGGACCACCCTGGTGGAACTGGAACTGACCCCCGGCAAGGCCAACCGGGCCCGGCTGAACCGTTCCGACAACATCCGCCCGCGCGACGTGCTGGGCGTGCTGCGCACCGTGCTGTTCGCCCCCGAGGACCTCTCGCTGGTCAAGGGCGACCCGGGCGAGCGCCGCCGCTTCCTGGACGAGCTGCTGACCTACCGCGCCCCCCGGCTGGCCGGCGTGCGGTCCGACTACGAGCGGGTGCTCAAGCAGCGCAACGCGCTGCTGAAGACCGCCGCGATGGCCCGCCGGGCCGGCGGCGGCAAGTCCGCGGACCTCACCACCCTGGAGGTCTGGGACGGCCATCTGGCGCGCACCGGGGCGGAGTTGACCGCCTTTCGGATCCAACTGGTGGCCGCCCTGCAGCCGTTGGTGGCGGAGGCCTACCGCCAGCTGGCCCCCGGCGCCGGAGACACCGTGCTGGAGTACCGCTCCTCCTTCGAGGGCGAGCTGCCCACCAGCCGCGAGCAGGCCGAGCAGCAGCTGCTGGAGGCCCTGCAGGCGACCCGGAAGCAGGAGATCGAGCGCGGCCTGACCCTGGTCGGCCCGCACCGCGACGAGCTGCTGCTGCGGCTCGGCCCGCTCCCCGCCAAGGGCTACGCCAGCCACGGCGAGTCCTGGTCCTACGCGCTGGCGCTCCGGCTGGCCTCCTACGAGCTGCTCCGGGCCGAGGGCGGCGAGCCGGTGCTGATCCTGGACGACGTGTTCGCCGAGCTGGACGCCCGTCGCCGGGACCGGCTGGCCGAGCTGGTGGCCGGCGGCGAGCAGGTGCTGGTCACCGCCGCGGTCGCCGAGGACGTGCCCAAGGCGCTGAGCGGCGCCCGGTACGGGGTCGCGGACGGCACTGTGTCCCGGCTCACCCCGTGA
- a CDS encoding DUF721 domain-containing protein: protein MAEGSELSGVDLARVALRAAKEQARQRGEQVRERREAKRTGLRSGARADGRDPVPLGAALNRLITERGWEAPAAVGGVMGRWSQIVGPDIAAHCEPKSYAEAEAVLTVQCDSTAWATQLRLLARQLVARLNHELGHGTVRVIKVLGPDAPVRGYGRLRAPGSKGPGDTWG from the coding sequence ATGGCGGAGGGCTCGGAGCTTTCGGGCGTGGACCTGGCCCGGGTGGCGCTGCGCGCCGCCAAGGAGCAGGCGAGGCAGCGCGGCGAGCAGGTGCGCGAGCGCCGGGAGGCGAAGCGGACCGGACTGCGCAGCGGCGCCCGCGCGGACGGCCGCGACCCGGTGCCGCTGGGCGCCGCACTGAACCGGCTGATCACCGAGCGCGGCTGGGAGGCGCCGGCCGCGGTGGGCGGGGTGATGGGCCGCTGGTCGCAGATCGTCGGCCCGGACATCGCTGCGCACTGTGAGCCGAAGTCGTACGCGGAGGCCGAGGCGGTGCTCACCGTGCAGTGCGACTCCACCGCGTGGGCGACCCAACTTCGGCTGCTGGCGCGCCAGTTGGTGGCTCGTCTGAATCACGAGCTGGGCCACGGCACGGTCCGGGTGATCAAGGTGCTGGGCCCCGATGCGCCGGTCCGCGGTTACGGGCGGTTGCGGGCGCCGGGGAGCAAGGGCCCGGGCGACACCTGGGGCTGA